GTCAAGGATGACACAAATAAATAACATCATTCGGTCATTACATAGTCTTAACAAATAAAGTGAGGACTCCAGCAGCAGAAGCGCCTCCATCCTCAAGCTTAAACCCAGCACATAGCACAGCCTAGCAACTACAAAAATTCCCAAAACATGGCATAATAAATTCGAAATTGTCCATGACCACGACTTTAAAGTAGAACCCCCAACCATTTATCACTTCCCCCCAGAACAAGAAACTTGGTGATATTTCAACAAAAACAAGCCCTACCAGGCTCCTTACCAGATGTCCTCAAGAGGAGCTTGATCACAGGAGGTCAGCAACGTTGGCTGGGAGCTCTTCAATCACCACGTTGTAGAACTTCTGGATGTCAAACAGCATCCTCTCATCTTCACGGGTCACAAAGTTGATGGCAACACCCTTCCTACCAAAACGACCACTACGACCGATGCGATGGAGGTAGTTCTCTGGCTGGGTCGGAAGATCATAGTTGATGACCAGGGACACTTGCTGCACATCAATACCACGAGCAAGCAGGTCGGTGGTAATGAGCACACGGGAAGAACCAGATCTGAACTCCCTCATGATGATGTCCCTAGTGTTTTGGTCCATGTCACCATGAGTGGCAGAAACTGTGTGGTCCCTGCCCCTCATCTTATCAGTGAGCCAGTCCACCTTGCGGCGGGTGTTCACAAAGATGACACTCTGGGTGATGGCAAGGGTCTCGTACAGGTCACAGAGTGTGTCGAGCTTCCACTCTTCCTTCTCCACATTGACATAGAACTGCTTGATACCCTCAAGGGTAAGCTCATCCCTCTTCACAAGGATCCTCACAGGCTTGTTCATGAACTTACGAGTGATCTCAAGGGCCTCAGGGGGCATTGTAGCAGAGAAGACTCCAACCTGAATCTTTCCGGGGAGCAGCTGGAAGATGTCATAAATCTGCACATACACAACACGGAGATCACAACTCACAATTAAAACATGAAGAGTGATTTGAGCACAATAACTACAACTGCCATAGAAAAGTAACTTGGATAATGATTCAAATTAAGATCATGCAATTACGCACACAAATTATAAGCAGTTGGTTCAGTAATTCAATTAAACATATGCCAAAAATGAAGCATGCCGAATTTATTTAAGCTGAATTAAAATTTAAGCTGAATTAATTTTGCAGTGCCTTTCAATTAAGTAATTACAGTGAATGTCAGACCAATAATTTAACTTCAACAGAATCCTAATACTCCATACCAGATGTAAAATACAATATATGAAAATGGGAATAGAGTGTTTACCTGATCCTTGAAACCTCGGGAAAGCATCTCATCAGCTTCATCCAGGACAAACATCTTGATGTGATCAGGGCGCAGAGACTGCCTACGCAACATGTCGAAGACACGACCAGGTGTTCCAACAACAACATGCACCCCACTTGCAAGAATTCTTTGATCCTCACGAACAGAAGTTCctccaacacatgcatgaaCTTTCACACCCAAGTAGTCACCAAGTGCACGCATAACCTTCTCAATCTGCTGCGCAAGCTCACGGGTGGGAGCAAGTACCAAGGCCTGGCACTCAACCAAACCATAGTCAAGCTGTTGCAGGATTCCAGAGCAGAAGGTAGCAGTCTTTCCTGTTCCAGATTGTGCTTGCTGAATAACATCAAGCCCCTTGCAGAAAGGAACAATTCCCCTCTGCTGGATGGCAGAAGGCTTCTCAAAACCTATTGAACAAAAGACAGACATGTGAGAAGAATACTACTTTAACAGGCAAAAAGGTACGACAAAACAGATCCTGTACCATAAGCATAAATTCCTCTGAGAAGGTTCTCTTGGAGGCCCATGTCATCAAAGCTCTCATGAACTTCATCATAGGATGTGAAGAACTCCTCAGTCTCACCCTGGCTCCTGTAGAAAGCAGCATCAGTTGTAAGTACCAAAAAGCAAAAACAGACTCAGCACACGACTACATACAAACTATCATTGATACCAGTGAGTAGCTAAgatgatgaaaaaacaaattaatattACTTACAGCAGCTCCTGCATTTTAGAATCATAGTTCTTAGCATCAAACTGGGAACCTTCTGGTGCCATTCCTGCCATGGCTGCAGGAGATAAAATATATGTTAGTTAAAACAGGGGGCAAGGCTAACAATGCTATAAATACATGAAAATATACTCGCATATTAGAGTAAATTTAGAAAATCTGAAGAAACAAAGAGCACAAAAATTGATTCTTTTTTGCCACACAACAGAAAAACTAGACATACTTGACAAGAAACATGTAAGAGAAGACCATAAAGATGGTCAATAGATAATACAACATGCAAAACCAATATCTCAACAGTAAAGTCGACCAAAGTTGATGGCTACAATGGACTGAGTCAAAACAGACCCCTACTATTATTACCATTGTAGCACACTTTCAAGACAAACAAAGAGTAGCATAAATAGATGTAACATCTTTAGCTTGCCTCACACCAGACAGTGATGCTGCTGGCTATGCCTAGACCGCAAGTTCATACAGCCTGAACAGAGTAAGTATAAGCACAAAAATACATTATGGCACCACCAAGTATAGCTTGGTACAAGCCTGGGCCAGCTAGCTACGCAATATTTTTGCAGGATACCATAACAAAGAGCATCGCATATTCCAAATAAATCAACCTAAAGAGCCATGAGCAACAAAGATGGCACCGATCCTTTCAGCCGCAAACAAAGCCCTACAGCGTCAACAGAGAACGAAACCCTAAAATCGCGTCCTCGACAGCCAAAAACCTAATCTTTTCCACCGTATCCAAACAGATCCAGCCCTAGAACGGCCCAGATCCGCCCAATCCCGCAACAAACACCCGCACCTCTACAGATCGGTCCAGCGAGACGGCGGACGAAACAACAACAGAAGCGGGACGAATCAATCGGTGAAGGCaagagaggagggggagagaggGGTTCGACCTGAAGCGACGGAGAGGAGCCGGTGCGGATCGCCTGGGTGCGCTGCGGTGAATCCGAGATCGGGGTCTCGGattcggcggcggaggcgatgaGGGGATTGGCAGGAGAGAGAAACAGAGGGTTTGGGCGACGGCGGGGAGAGGCGGCTTTTAAGGGGTCCTCGGGGCGTAGTGGAGCGAGAGAGTCCGGGTAGGGTTTCTCTCTTCAATGGGCCGCTGATGGGCTCTCAGGGCCTGGACCCGTGTCCCTGTAGGACTCtctatatttatttttctttttgtttgttcttcctTATTCTTTTGTTTAGGGATGTTCTTTCACTTCTTCCTTATTCTCGATCCCGGAAAAGGTGCCATGGAAAATTGGATGATTGGATACGAGTAGCAGTAGGATTGGAAAAATTTGTTGATAATTTCTTCTAAAATTTGC
This is a stretch of genomic DNA from Brachypodium distachyon strain Bd21 chromosome 1, Brachypodium_distachyon_v3.0, whole genome shotgun sequence. It encodes these proteins:
- the LOC100844546 gene encoding eukaryotic initiation factor 4A, whose translation is MAGMAPEGSQFDAKNYDSKMQELLSQGETEEFFTSYDEVHESFDDMGLQENLLRGIYAYGFEKPSAIQQRGIVPFCKGLDVIQQAQSGTGKTATFCSGILQQLDYGLVECQALVLAPTRELAQQIEKVMRALGDYLGVKVHACVGGTSVREDQRILASGVHVVVGTPGRVFDMLRRQSLRPDHIKMFVLDEADEMLSRGFKDQIYDIFQLLPGKIQVGVFSATMPPEALEITRKFMNKPVRILVKRDELTLEGIKQFYVNVEKEEWKLDTLCDLYETLAITQSVIFVNTRRKVDWLTDKMRGRDHTVSATHGDMDQNTRDIIMREFRSGSSRVLITTDLLARGIDVQQVSLVINYDLPTQPENYLHRIGRSGRFGRKGVAINFVTREDERMLFDIQKFYNVVIEELPANVADLL